In a genomic window of Gopherus evgoodei ecotype Sinaloan lineage chromosome 14, rGopEvg1_v1.p, whole genome shotgun sequence:
- the LOC115635116 gene encoding opsin-5-like, with protein MGNASDSSAFTSTLSEREDLIFGTLYLLFGIVSLFGNSLLLLVAYRKRSMLKPAEFFIVNLAISDLGMTVTLFPLATPSFFAHRWLFNHAMCTFYAFSAMFFGLCSLTSLTVLSTVCCLKVCYPACGNKFSPTHAGVLLLCVWVYALVFAIAPLANWGSYGPEPYGTACCLKWKASTREAVIYIVALFIFCYLFPCLLILISYSLILWTVKVSRRAVKQHISLQSKAKSVHSLIVKLSIAVCIGFLAAWTPYAIVAMWAAFGDASQVPVLAFALSAVFAKSSTTYNPLVYLLFKPNFQKFLSKDLSLLQAICAVICCSHQSVITLQSFQTREGRTSARLSTAFPESPGACRNCNDTFECFSNYPRCYKLTQQPDPTDRPNLLADRPSCQPVLKRTVQVMVLVTRKKTGMGTTSVAGNVLPSDLVKDLI; from the exons atgggaaatgcCTCTGATTCTTCAGCGTTCACATCCACCTTATCAGAGAGAGAAGACCTGATTTTTGGCACACTCTATTTGCTCTTTG GCATAGTTTCTCTCTTTGGAAATTCCCTGCTCTTGCTGGTGGCCTATCGGAAGAGATCTATGTTGAAGCCTGCTGAATTCTTCATTGTGAACCTGGCTATCAGTGACCTGGGCATGACGGTGACCCTCTTCCCTTTGGCCACGCCATCCTTCTTTGCACACAG ATGGCTGTTTAACCATGCGATGTGCACATTCTATGCATTCTCCGCCATGTTCTTTGGCCTCTGCAGTCTTACCAGCCTGACAGTGTTAAGCACGGTTTGCTGCCTGAAGGTCTGTTATCCAGCATGTG GCAATAAGTTCTCTCCCACACACGCTGGTGTCCTGTTACTGTGTGTCTGGGTATATGCCCTTGTCTTTGCCATAGCTCCTCTAGCCAACTGGGGCAGTTATGGACCAGAGCCCTATGGGACAGCCTGCTGCCTTAAGTGGAAAGCTTCAACCAGGGAGGCAGTGATCTATATCGTGGCCCTCTTCATCTTCTGTTACCTCTTCCCTTGCCTTCTGATCCTCATCTCCTACTCGCTCATCCTTTGGACTGTGAAAGTGTCCCGAAGAGCCGTGAAGCAGCACATATCACTGCAGAGCAAAGCCAAGAGCGTGCACAGCTTGATTGTAAAG CTAAGCATTGCTGTGTGCATTGGATTTCTGGCTGCTTGGACCCCATACGCAATTGTTGCCATGTGGGCAGCCTTTGGAGATGCCAGCCAAGTTCCAGTTCTGGCCTTTGCACTCTCTGCTGTTTTTGCCAAGTCCTCAACGACCTACAACCCTCTGGTCTATCTGCTCTTCAAACCCAACTTCCAGAAGTTCCTCTCCAAAGACCTGTCCCTGCTGCAGGCCATCTGTGCCGTCATCTGCTGCAGCCACCAAAGTGTCATCACACTCCAGTCTTTCCAGACCAGAGAGGGCAGAACCTCTGCCAGGCTCTCCACAGCCTTCCCTGAGTCCCCTGGGGCTTGCAGGAACTGCAACGACACTTTTGAATGTTTCAGTAACTATCCCAGGTGCTATAAGCTCACCCAGCAGCCCGACCCTACAGACAGGCCTAATCTCTTGGCAGACAGGCCTTCTTGCCAGCCGGTTCTGAAAAGGACCGTGCAGGTCATGGTGCTTGTTACCAGGAAGAAGACGGGAATGGGGACTACAAGCGTGGCAGGAAATGTTCTGCCTTCAGACCTTGTGAAAGATCTTATCTGA